A genomic stretch from Suncus etruscus isolate mSunEtr1 chromosome 17, mSunEtr1.pri.cur, whole genome shotgun sequence includes:
- the R3HCC1L gene encoding coiled-coil domain-containing protein R3HCC1L isoform X2 yields the protein MQQAAERCRVRVRRPDMALYVPKARRGLVLIKSSEEGRNGDPPNSTIKEERKEDGFSPKDIFRDKPETERQSINPDKKEHNHKEGKKSSTKLRKVTRLQERNKDRICAKRGTIESKEVLPLDCHLRDTIPGVLSNTPLQIHCKPENTDGLEVETAGVTGQERLLLSQPCSEISELQILDKTFQNVKICDINRHDLSEKTFDDRDLESKIGTDVEIMEILSQVPEVLTLDIKPESMTTPVKPYSESGKQITDGTLKFSSGSITTVSVPGSPDGATDQACADFKADRASNTDVILGQKDIESIPETMSHVSPEMMVASKLQRTNGILDPIVITEYKENDDMAAELCVKYEPSDTTVLAHRATGNESKSVDDITSKSCMTGITDAISGQITIGSPCVVAVGTADETCSNTNDFSKYIEMSENAAPFPVARSGNAPENSKNLNACSDIPAENISSSFTESTGKLTESMSDCASFLPIKKITDSNCNTFLDSELSMLNGAKAFSDNALGSDLDGITETLCELKTAEESKTKEEDVSESIELDVPFANIASVSLSTSMELKTVETPPMEGKAAAEESWESMFNDDGDCLDPRLLQELSGNTKNRKIIQEPRFDYYNHEVPDIDLSDSEFPHVIEIYDFPQEFRTEDLLRIFCSYHS from the coding sequence ATGCAGCAAGCAGCAGAGAGATGCAGAGTTCGAGTCCGAAGACCTGATATGGCACTTTATGTACCAAAAGCTCGAAGGGGTTTAGTCCTCATCAAATCAAGTGAAGAGGGGAGAAATGGTGATCCACCTAACTCCACGATAAAGGAAGAACGAAAGGAAGATGGTTTCTCACCAAAAGACATCTTTAGAGACAAACCAGAAACTGAGAGACAAAGTATTAATCCTGATAAAAAAGAGCACAatcataaagaaggaaagaaatcttcCACAAAATTAAGGAAAGTCACACGccttcaagaaagaaataaagatagaattTGTGCTAAAAGAGGAACCATAGAATCCAAAGAAGTATTACCCCTAGACTGTCATCTCAGAGACACAATTCCTGGGGTTTTATCAAACACACCTTTGCAGATACATTGTAAACCAGAGAACACAGATGGTTTGGAGGTTGAAACTGCAGGTGTGACAGGACAAGAAAGACTGCTTCTATCACAACCTTGTTCAGAAATCAGTGAGTTGCAGATTCTAGACAAAACATTCCAAAATGTGAAAATCTGTGATATCAATAGGCATGATCTAAGTGAGAAAACATTTGATGACAGAGATTTGGAGAGCAAAATCGGAACAGATGTCGAGATTATGGAAATACTATCCCAGGTACCTGAAGTTTTAACTTTGGATATAAAACCCGAGAGTATGACCACACCAGTAAAGCCATACTCTGAATCTGGTAAGCAAATAACAGATGGAACATTGAAGTTCAGCAGTGGAAGCATCACAACTGTTTCTGTTCCAGGAAGCCCTGATGGTGCCACCGATCAAGCCTGTGCAGACTTCAAAGCTGATAGAGCCAGCAATACAGATGTCATCTTAGGTCAGAAAGACATAGAATCCATTCCTGAGACTATGAGTCATGTCTCTCCTGAAATGATGGTAGCCAGTAAATTACAAAGGACAAATGGCATTTTAGATCCAATAGTGATTACAGAATATAAGGAGAATGATGACATGGCTGCTGAGTTATGTGTGAAGTATGAACCTTCTGATACAACTGTCCTTGCTCATAGAGCTACAGGTAATGAATCTAAGAGTGTAGATGACATTACCAGTAAGTCATGTATGACGGGCATCACAGATGCCATATCTGGTCAGATAACTATAGGTAGCCCTTGTGTAGTTGCAGTTGGAACAGCTGACGAGACTTGCAGCAACACAAATGATTTCTCAAAATACATAGAAATGAGTGAAAATGCAGCCCCTTTTCCTGTAGCTAGAAGTGGAAACGCCCCTGAAAATTCCAAGAACCTGAATGCTTGCTCAGATATTCCTGCTGAAAATATTTCATCGAGTTTCACAGAGTCAACAGGAAAGTTGACAGAGAGCATGTCAGATTGTGCTTCCTTCTTACCTATAAAAAAGATTACTGATAGTAATTGTAACACTTTTTTGGACTCTGAACTCAGTATGTTAAATGGAGCCAAAGCGTTTTCAGACAATGCCTTAGGCAGTGATCTAGATGGTATAACAGAGACATTGTGTGAACTAAAAACTGCTGAGGAGTCCAAAACAAAAGAGGAAGATGTCTCAGAGAGTATAGAATTGGACGTGCCTTTTGCTAATATAGCATCAGTATCCTTGAGTACATCCATGGAACTGAAGACGGTAGAAACACCTCCCATGGAGGGAAAGGCTGCTGCTGAGGAGAGCTGGGAGTCTATGTTTAATGATGATGGTGACTGCCTGGATCCACGGCTTCTACAGGAG